From a single Triplophysa rosa linkage group LG17, Trosa_1v2, whole genome shotgun sequence genomic region:
- the xpc gene encoding DNA repair protein complementing XP-C cells isoform X2 produces the protein MAKRKYAVQKKNTKKPKQTNKQAPITQKIKENGIMAKNLKNSKVRSPVSKKETSSPAKQVKEEEAESDEDEDWEEVEEMSEIDSTELEVPSKPVEIEIETPDMARKREKREKKKTEFETYLRRMMNRLNKELLEETHKVHLLCLLASGLYRNRLCCDPDLMAIALSILPNHFTTVETKRINVGFLEGLLKWFQMTFTLSPAIPEEKGVELSTVLEKRIGCLSARDHEEMTYLLLLVLRSLRLFCRLVLSLQPLSFKPPPASKNKTKPTKSPPTKNQKLSPNPKISPGSKRPSAETTAVKKEERGGKRRKKKEGGEKEALAGQKPKNSRRRSIASKVSYKEDSSEEEEADESGEEFQPTKEDDSGDSDFEVMKLCMKSKGKEKSRAPLSSSEIKEEDISGDEEEEEEEKVVKRRRSTRKEGKGADEWLEVYLESTGRWVCVDVNQGVGQPLLCTDQATQPVTYVVGVDDEGYLKDLSSRYDPTWLTSSRRRRIDSEWWEETVELYKSPDAVRGRQEDQEMQAKLFDKPLPTSIAEFKNHPLYALKRHLLKYEALYPPTAAILGYCRGEPAYSRDCVHTLHSRDTWLKEARTVRLGEEPYKMVLGVSNRSRKARMMSEQKDVKDLPLFGLWQTEEYQPPVAVDGKVPRNEFGNVHLFVPSMLPVGCVHLHLPNLHKVARKLNIDCAAAITGFDSYCGFSHAVTDGYVVCEEHQEILKAAWENEQDIQQKKEQEKREKRAVANWTLLVKGLLIKERLKRRYGQQGLASKAVLKQAKEDHAEGLSSDEEEESGSQTAPASLAISWPQNRQEEQEEKIERRVTRREKRGEQKHLFPFEKCD, from the exons ATGGCAAAGAGAAAATATGCTGTgcaaaaaaagaacacaaagaaaccGAAGCAGACGAACAAGCAGGCACCCATAACACAGAAAATCAAAG aaaatggcatCATGGCCAAAAACTTAAAAAACTCCAAAGTCAGATCTCCTGTATCCAAAAAGG AGACCTCATCACCAGCAAAACAAGTGAAAGAAGAGGAGGCAGAAAGTGATGAAGATGAGGACTGGGAGGAGGTGGAAG AGATGTCAGAGATAGACTCAACAGAACTAGAAGTACCATCCAAACCTGTGGAGATTGAGATAGAGACTCCAGACATGGCTcgcaagagagagaaaag agagaaaaagaaaacagagtTTGAAACTTACCTGCGACGAATGATGAACCGGTTAAACAAGGAGCTACTAGAGGAAACACACAAG GTTCACCTGCTTTGCTTATTGGCCAGCGGACTTTATCGGAACAGACTCTGCTGTGATCCAGACCTGATGGCTATTGCCTTGTCAATACTTCCTAACCACTTTACCACAGTTGAGACCAAACGTATAAACGTGGGCTTCCTAGAAGGGCTTCTGAAATG GTTTCAGATGACTTTCACGTTAAGCCCCGCCATACCTGAGGAAAAGGGGGTGGAGCTTAGCACAGTGCTGGAGAAGCGGATAGGTTGTTTATCAGCAAGGGACCATGAGGAAATGACTTAT CTGTTATTATTGGTGCTGAGGTCATTGCGACTCTTTTGCCGATTGGTGCTGTCACTACAACCGCTGTCTTTCAAGCCACCACCTGCCTCCAAG aaTAAGACCAAACCTACCAAAAGCCCTCCTACCAAAAATCAGAAACTTTCCCCAAATCCTAAAATATCCCCTGGGTCCAAACGCCCATCTGCAGAGACCACTGCAGTTAAGAAAGAGGAAAGGGGTGGAAAAAgacgaaaaaagaaagaaggagGTGAGAAAGAGGCATTGGCAGGACAAAAACCCAAAAACAGCAGAAGAAGAAGCATTGCATCAAAAGTGTCTTATAAAGAGGACAGCAGTGAGGAGGAGGAAGCCGATGAGAGCGGGGAGGAGTTTCAACCAACCAAAGAGGATGATAGTGGAGACTCGGATTTTGAGGTCATGAAATTATGCATGAAGTCAAAGGGTAAAGAAAAGAGTCGGGCACCTCTGAGTTCAAGTGAGATCAAAGAGGAGGACATAAGTGGAGacgaagaagaagaggaggaagagaagGTGGTGAAGAGACGAAGATCTACAAGAAAGGAAGGGAAAGGTGCCGACGAGTGGTTGGAGGTTTATTTGGAAAGTACAGGAAGGTGGGTGTGCGTCGATGTGAATCAAGGGGTTGGTCAGCCACTGCTGTGCACTGATCAGGCGACACAGCCAGTAACCTATGTGGTGGGTGTGGATGACGAGGGATACCTGAAAGATCTCAGCAGCAGATATGACCCCACATGGCTGACATCATCAAGGCGACGACGTATCGACTCTGAATGGTGGGAGGAGACTGTGGAGCTCTACAAATCTCCAGATGCCGTGAGGGGAAGGCAGGAAGACCAGGAG ATGCAGGCGAAGTTATTTGACAAGCCACTGCCAACATCTATAGCTGAATTCAAGAACCATCCACTGTACGCGCTAAAGAGGCATTTACTGAAATACGAGGCCCTCTATCCCCCTACAGCAGCTATATTGGGGTATTGTAGAGGAGAGCCGGCTTACTCACG aGACTGTGTGCACACGCTGCATTCTAGAGACACCTGGCTTAAGGAAGCTAGAACTGTTCGACTAGGAGAAGAACCATACAAG ATGGTGCTTGGTGTTTCCAACCGTTCTCGTAAAGCCAGAATGATGTCAGAGCAAAAGGACGTGAAAGATCTGCCTCTTTTCGGACTCTGGCAAACAGAAGAGTACCAGCCTCCAGTTGCCGTCGATGGCAAG gtaCCACGTAATGAATTTGGAAATGTGCACCTGTTTGTGCCAAGCATGTTACCGGTGGGATGTGTTCACCTGCATTTGCCAAATCTGCACAAAGTGGCTCGAAAACTAAACATCGACTGTGCTGCGGCAATAACTGGCTTTGATTCCTATTGTGGATTCTCACATGctgt TACTGATGGCTATGTAGTCTGCGAAGAACACCAAGAAATTTTAAAAGCAGCCTGGGAAAATGAGCAAGAtattcagcagaagaaagaacaagAG AAACGTGAGAAACGAGCAGTTGCTAACTGGACCCTGCTAGTCAAAGGCCTGTTGATAAAGGAGAGGCTGAAGCGTCGCTATGGGCAGCAGGGGCTTGCATCAAAGGCGGTGCTTAAGCAAGCAAAAGAAGACCATGCTGAAGGGCTGTCCTCAGATGAGGAGGAAGAAAGCGGGTCTCAGACAGCACCAGCTTCTCTGGCGATTTCCTGGCCACAGAACAGGCAAGAGGAGCAGGAAGAGAAGATTGAAAGGCGTGTGACTAGACGAGAGAAACGTGGAGAACAAAAACATCTCTTTCCTTTTGAAAAGTGTGACTGA
- the xpc gene encoding DNA repair protein complementing XP-C cells isoform X1 → MAKRKYAVQKKNTKKPKQTNKQAPITQKIKENGIMAKNLKNSKVRSPVSKKGKNPSDGKTSKYFQLGEPEEISDHSEEVSLVFIETSSPAKQVKEEEAESDEDEDWEEVEEMSEIDSTELEVPSKPVEIEIETPDMARKREKREKKKTEFETYLRRMMNRLNKELLEETHKVHLLCLLASGLYRNRLCCDPDLMAIALSILPNHFTTVETKRINVGFLEGLLKWFQMTFTLSPAIPEEKGVELSTVLEKRIGCLSARDHEEMTYLLLLVLRSLRLFCRLVLSLQPLSFKPPPASKNKTKPTKSPPTKNQKLSPNPKISPGSKRPSAETTAVKKEERGGKRRKKKEGGEKEALAGQKPKNSRRRSIASKVSYKEDSSEEEEADESGEEFQPTKEDDSGDSDFEVMKLCMKSKGKEKSRAPLSSSEIKEEDISGDEEEEEEEKVVKRRRSTRKEGKGADEWLEVYLESTGRWVCVDVNQGVGQPLLCTDQATQPVTYVVGVDDEGYLKDLSSRYDPTWLTSSRRRRIDSEWWEETVELYKSPDAVRGRQEDQEMQAKLFDKPLPTSIAEFKNHPLYALKRHLLKYEALYPPTAAILGYCRGEPAYSRDCVHTLHSRDTWLKEARTVRLGEEPYKMVLGVSNRSRKARMMSEQKDVKDLPLFGLWQTEEYQPPVAVDGKVPRNEFGNVHLFVPSMLPVGCVHLHLPNLHKVARKLNIDCAAAITGFDSYCGFSHAVTDGYVVCEEHQEILKAAWENEQDIQQKKEQEKREKRAVANWTLLVKGLLIKERLKRRYGQQGLASKAVLKQAKEDHAEGLSSDEEEESGSQTAPASLAISWPQNRQEEQEEKIERRVTRREKRGEQKHLFPFEKCD, encoded by the exons ATGGCAAAGAGAAAATATGCTGTgcaaaaaaagaacacaaagaaaccGAAGCAGACGAACAAGCAGGCACCCATAACACAGAAAATCAAAG aaaatggcatCATGGCCAAAAACTTAAAAAACTCCAAAGTCAGATCTCCTGTATCCAAAAAGGGTAAAAATCCCTCTGATGGGAAAACCAGTAAATATTTTCAGCTGGGTGAGCCAGAGGAAATCAGTGATCACAGTGAGGAAGTAAGTCTTGTTTTCATAGAGACCTCATCACCAGCAAAACAAGTGAAAGAAGAGGAGGCAGAAAGTGATGAAGATGAGGACTGGGAGGAGGTGGAAG AGATGTCAGAGATAGACTCAACAGAACTAGAAGTACCATCCAAACCTGTGGAGATTGAGATAGAGACTCCAGACATGGCTcgcaagagagagaaaag agagaaaaagaaaacagagtTTGAAACTTACCTGCGACGAATGATGAACCGGTTAAACAAGGAGCTACTAGAGGAAACACACAAG GTTCACCTGCTTTGCTTATTGGCCAGCGGACTTTATCGGAACAGACTCTGCTGTGATCCAGACCTGATGGCTATTGCCTTGTCAATACTTCCTAACCACTTTACCACAGTTGAGACCAAACGTATAAACGTGGGCTTCCTAGAAGGGCTTCTGAAATG GTTTCAGATGACTTTCACGTTAAGCCCCGCCATACCTGAGGAAAAGGGGGTGGAGCTTAGCACAGTGCTGGAGAAGCGGATAGGTTGTTTATCAGCAAGGGACCATGAGGAAATGACTTAT CTGTTATTATTGGTGCTGAGGTCATTGCGACTCTTTTGCCGATTGGTGCTGTCACTACAACCGCTGTCTTTCAAGCCACCACCTGCCTCCAAG aaTAAGACCAAACCTACCAAAAGCCCTCCTACCAAAAATCAGAAACTTTCCCCAAATCCTAAAATATCCCCTGGGTCCAAACGCCCATCTGCAGAGACCACTGCAGTTAAGAAAGAGGAAAGGGGTGGAAAAAgacgaaaaaagaaagaaggagGTGAGAAAGAGGCATTGGCAGGACAAAAACCCAAAAACAGCAGAAGAAGAAGCATTGCATCAAAAGTGTCTTATAAAGAGGACAGCAGTGAGGAGGAGGAAGCCGATGAGAGCGGGGAGGAGTTTCAACCAACCAAAGAGGATGATAGTGGAGACTCGGATTTTGAGGTCATGAAATTATGCATGAAGTCAAAGGGTAAAGAAAAGAGTCGGGCACCTCTGAGTTCAAGTGAGATCAAAGAGGAGGACATAAGTGGAGacgaagaagaagaggaggaagagaagGTGGTGAAGAGACGAAGATCTACAAGAAAGGAAGGGAAAGGTGCCGACGAGTGGTTGGAGGTTTATTTGGAAAGTACAGGAAGGTGGGTGTGCGTCGATGTGAATCAAGGGGTTGGTCAGCCACTGCTGTGCACTGATCAGGCGACACAGCCAGTAACCTATGTGGTGGGTGTGGATGACGAGGGATACCTGAAAGATCTCAGCAGCAGATATGACCCCACATGGCTGACATCATCAAGGCGACGACGTATCGACTCTGAATGGTGGGAGGAGACTGTGGAGCTCTACAAATCTCCAGATGCCGTGAGGGGAAGGCAGGAAGACCAGGAG ATGCAGGCGAAGTTATTTGACAAGCCACTGCCAACATCTATAGCTGAATTCAAGAACCATCCACTGTACGCGCTAAAGAGGCATTTACTGAAATACGAGGCCCTCTATCCCCCTACAGCAGCTATATTGGGGTATTGTAGAGGAGAGCCGGCTTACTCACG aGACTGTGTGCACACGCTGCATTCTAGAGACACCTGGCTTAAGGAAGCTAGAACTGTTCGACTAGGAGAAGAACCATACAAG ATGGTGCTTGGTGTTTCCAACCGTTCTCGTAAAGCCAGAATGATGTCAGAGCAAAAGGACGTGAAAGATCTGCCTCTTTTCGGACTCTGGCAAACAGAAGAGTACCAGCCTCCAGTTGCCGTCGATGGCAAG gtaCCACGTAATGAATTTGGAAATGTGCACCTGTTTGTGCCAAGCATGTTACCGGTGGGATGTGTTCACCTGCATTTGCCAAATCTGCACAAAGTGGCTCGAAAACTAAACATCGACTGTGCTGCGGCAATAACTGGCTTTGATTCCTATTGTGGATTCTCACATGctgt TACTGATGGCTATGTAGTCTGCGAAGAACACCAAGAAATTTTAAAAGCAGCCTGGGAAAATGAGCAAGAtattcagcagaagaaagaacaagAG AAACGTGAGAAACGAGCAGTTGCTAACTGGACCCTGCTAGTCAAAGGCCTGTTGATAAAGGAGAGGCTGAAGCGTCGCTATGGGCAGCAGGGGCTTGCATCAAAGGCGGTGCTTAAGCAAGCAAAAGAAGACCATGCTGAAGGGCTGTCCTCAGATGAGGAGGAAGAAAGCGGGTCTCAGACAGCACCAGCTTCTCTGGCGATTTCCTGGCCACAGAACAGGCAAGAGGAGCAGGAAGAGAAGATTGAAAGGCGTGTGACTAGACGAGAGAAACGTGGAGAACAAAAACATCTCTTTCCTTTTGAAAAGTGTGACTGA